The DNA window CTTCACTAATTTGTATTTTTCTTGGCTCATACTGTAAATGAGGTCCGACACACACCATTTCTTCACTACTTATATCCCATATAAATAAATTTTTATAGAACTGACTTACTCCTAAAACATATCCAAAATCCGTGTTAACAGATAACAGGGCATCAGGAAGAGGATCTTCTTTTAATCCAAATTCACTGCTTTCAAGTGTTAATATATCCAAAACCTTAATAGACTTAAATGCTGAATAAAACATCTTTCTACCTGAAGTGTCAAATGCAATTCGTTTTCTGATTATCGTATCTGTAAAGTTACACCAAGAAAATTTTTCGTCTCTGTAAATTATCTTTTTATTGTATAGATCCCAAAGAATAAGTTCCCCGCTAGATATTGCCGCTGCAAAATACTGTTCATCTGAGCTAAATGCAATAGAAGCAATTCGACCTTCTGGAAAAGTATGTTTAAATCTTATATCACCAGTTCTTAAATCAATGACAAATACTGTTCTTATAGGTTCAGGGTATATGTCCCATGTTCCTATGTCTCCATCTCCACTTTGGGGATCAATTGCACAAGAACATGATATAGCAAGGTAATTGCCATCTTCACTAATCTCAAGATATGTATGTGGTGCATCATAAACGCCCCAATCAAAGCACCTGTTTATATTTTTTCCTTCTAATTTAAAAAAATCATAACTATATTGTTGTACTTTCTGTTCAATATTGTAAACCTTAACCAGACCAATATCTATACCAATAATTAAATATTTTGAGTCCCTGCTAAAAATCATTGAATCATCATAAATATTCTCCCATTCCCTATAATAAATGTCTTCAAAAGCAAAAGTCTCATTTTTGAATTGAGAAAACAGAATCCGCTCTTGAACATCCCAAATATTAATCCAATTATCACCTTCATGAATTGTTGCAATAAAACGTCCATCTCCACTCATCTTAAGTAAGTGTACCGGCTTTGGATAATCTATAATAAAGTCGATGACTTCTTTTTCATATTCCATAACTTCTTTTCTCCCCAATTAATATTAATTTATTACTTTATATTTAAATCGGAATACCTAGCTTATTCTAACTCTACTGCCCAAACTTTTATATAACCATTCCTACTAACCACATTATACTATAGCAAACAGAAACTCTGTAAATCAACATAGTATTGATAAAGACTTATATTTAAAAAGCTGCTATGACACTTCACAGCAGCTTTCCAAAAATTTAAGGCTATATTTTTCTTTCATATTATATTTGAATTAAATCAAATTAGATTTAATTTCTCAAATGTATATACCAACGTTACATAACTAACACGCCACAACCCGCCAGTCATTGACTATTCATTGCAATATCTGAAGGGTCCTAACCACACTTGGAATAACCACAATTCCTGCAAACTACACAACCGCCTTCATGTTCAACAGCTTTACCGCACTCCGGACAAGTTGCTTTCGATTCTAGATTCACAACTTCCTCTTCCTCACAAATGACAGATCCTTCACATGCGCTGCATTCTTCCTCGTAGTACATTTTAGCTGTAGGACCATGGAATTTCTGATCATCAGAAATACTTAATTCCGCAGCTAGGCCATCACTACCCTTTTGCATTTTTGCAACCTTCTCTATAAGCCTTCCTATTGCATCAGGACAAGACATCACTTTAAGTCCTTTCTGCCTGATAGTCGAAGGGCATCTGATACCTTTTAGCTGTTCAACTATATATTTATGGTCCACACCTGATCTGAGTGCAATAGATACAAGTCTTGCCGTAGCTTCAGACTGTGAAGGACAGCCCCCTGCACGTCCGGTATTGGTAAACACTTCGCATATACCGTTTTCATCATAGTTTACTGTAACATATAAATTTCCGCACCCGATCTTTACCTTCTCAGTAAATCCTGTAGCTATATCCGGTCTCTGCCTTGGAATTATACACTTTGTCGGAATTTCAACCGACTCCTCGACAGTTGCTTCCTGCTCCTTGCCTTTAACCTTTCCAATGTTAAGTACCTGTAAATCCCTACTGCCATCCCTGTAAATAGTAACACCTTTGCAGTATGTCTTATAAGCATGCCAGAATACTTCAGATACATCCTCCTTAGTCGCTTCATTCCTTAGATTAACTGTTTTAGATACAGCGTTGTCCGTATACCTTTGGAATGCTGCCTGCATCTTTACATGCCATTCCGGCGAAATATCATGTGAAGTAGCAAACACACTTTGAACTGACTTTGGTATCTCAGGGAATCCATGTATTGTTCCCTTGTTTGCTATTCTCCTCATCAATTCATCAGAGTAGAATCCATCAATTACTGCAATTTGCTTGAACAATGGGTTTACTTCTATAAGTTCATCATTGTCCATAACATTTCTGATATATGATATTGCAAATAATGGTTCTATTCCACTTGATACCCCAGCAATTATACTCAATGTACCTGTAGGCGCAATAGTTGTAGTTGTAGCATTGCGGATCTTGATACCAAGATCTTTATAAATGCTCTTATCATAATGTGGGAACACACCTTTTTTCTCAGCAAGTTCGATAGATGCTTTTCTCGATTCTTCCTGAATAAAATGCATTATTTTCTCAGCAAGTGCTATAGCCTTCTGGGAGTTATAAGCAATATTAAGCTTACATAGCATGTCTGCCCATCCCATAACTCCAAGACCTATCTTTCTTGTGCCTCTTGTCATTTCATCAATCTCAGGCAAAGGATACTTATTAACATCTATAACATTATCAAGGAAATGAACTGCTTTCCTTGCCGTATTTCCCAACTTATCGTAGTCCACCTCAGGCACTCCGTCTGTGTTTTTAATCATCAGACTCAAGTTTATAGAGCCCAGATTGCATGCTTCATATGGAAGCAAAGGCTGCTCTCCGCAAGGATTGGTACTTTCTATATTACCGAGCTCAGGTGTAACATTATCCTTATTTAATCTATCCAGGAATATAATCCCCGGCTCACCATTATTCCATGCCATATCAATAATTATGTCAAATACATATCTTGCATTAAGTTTACCTACTGTTTTGCCTGAGTGAGGATCAATTAAATCATAATCCCCTGCAGCTTCTACAGCACTCATAAACTTTTCAGTAATACCAACACTAATATTAAAGTTCGTAATGTCCGAATTGTCCTTTTTACATGATATAAACTCAAGAATATCAGGATGGTCTACCCTGAGGATACCCATATTAGCCCCTCTTCTAGTACCACCTTGTTTTACTGCTTCTGTTGCTGCGTTAAAAACCTTCATAAAACTTACCGGACCACTAGCAACTCCACCGGTTGAATTTACTGACGCGCCTTTTTGACGTAACCTTGAAAAACTAAATCCTGTCCCCCCACCGCTTTTATGTATTAATGCAGCGTTTTTAATAGTCTCGAAAATGCCTTCCATTGTGTCTTCTATTGGAAGAACAAAGCAAGCACTCAGCTGTCCTAAAGGTCTACCAGCATTCATTAATGTTGGAGAATTCGGCAAAAACTCAAGATTAAGCATCATGTCATAGAACTCCTGCTCAATCGCCTTGAGTTCTTTTGCTGATACAAAATCTTTATCTGCAAGAGCTACAGCTTTTGCAACTCTCATAAACATACCTTTGGGATCTTCTAATAAACAGCCGTTTTCATCTTTGGACAGGTACCTTTTTTCAAGGACTTTAACCGCGTTTTCAGTCAAATTCATATATTTATAAGCCCCCTCTTTTTTACTATATTTTGTATAGTGCGTTTTCATACGACACAGTATATTGTATCATTTATCCTTCTTAAGTCAAGTAGAAAAATTGCTTTTTTTTTAGTAATTAAGGACTATTGAAAACCTCTATATTTTATGAATTCGTCCCATTTTTAATGCCACTGTTAAAAAAAATTGTGCCTTGTATGCTTAACAGCTAATTACTTTACAAGGCACAATGCTTATCATATAATTTGTTTAAATCTCTTTTTTCTCATAAAAGAGTTCATATTTATTGAGCCTTTGCATCTTCCTTTAGAAAAGCAGATTCGTCATATGAATTAGCAGGATCCCATAAAATCCACTCTTCATACCCTGCATCATAAACAGCTTTTATTTGCTGCTTAACCTCATCAGGACCATATTGCTTGTAATTTCCTTTTTTAAGCCATGAAGCTGTAAAATCCTGCAGATAAGCTCTAATACTTGCGTTATAACCTTGTACTTTAGAAATTCTGTTCTTTGCCTTTGCAAGAGTGTTATATACTACTCCATAAGGGTCAAGATCCGGCTTCGCAAAAGTAACACCATTTACCTGTTGACCGGGAGCATAGTGTGAAGGATAAGCCATAGGTGACAAATAATCTACGTCCTTACCTACCATCTCAAGGTATTGACCAATTCCCTCGGTATCTGCAGGACTTTCACAAATAATAGCAAATACGTCCGCCGAAACAACTACTCCAGGCAATTCCTTCTTGGCATATGCCAAAAATTCATCAATTGCTTCATATTTTTGTTTATTATAACTGCTAAAATCCGTTACCTTTTTAATTCCGTTTGGAAATCTTACATAGTCAAACTGAATTTCATCAAACCCCTTCTCTACAGCTTCTTTGGCTATAGAAACCAGGTATTCCCATGACTCCTTATTATAAGGGTTTAGCCATGAAACGGTTTTTCCATTACCAAGTTTTTCTTTCCATATGGTTCCGTCAGTTTTCTTAATAGCCAGGTCGGGATTTTTAGCTGAGTAAACAGGATCTTTAAAACAAACAAGCCTACCTATAACATGAACATCCTTATCATGAAATGCCTTTAAAACTTCATCAACCTTGTATTTAGGTTTCCAAGCGCCTGCTTCCTTTACAGCAGGTACATTGGACTCATAACCTACATATCCGTCATCATCCTTTATATCAACTACATATGAATTTATCTCTGTATTGTTCGCAAGGTCAATATAATGTTGAACTTTTGCAGGATTTCCTACAGTCCAACCTGTGAGGTATAATGCTTTTACCTTTATATCCTTTTTTGGCGAATTTATACCGTCAGCATTGCTTTGTGAACCCACGGCAGGACTTGCACTGGCATTAGGCATTGAAGTAGCTTCACCATTTCCCGTATTTCCAGTACTATTTGGGGTTTTATTGCCAGAAGTGACCGTAGGTATAGGGCTATTTTCAGTTTTTGTTTTTTTGTTCGTACATGAAGTCATAGAAAATACCATTGCACCCACAAGTAAAAGTAATACCATTTTGTTTCTCATACAAATTACATTTGTTGCCCAATTTTTTAACATATTGACCTCCCACAACGTTGTTTATTTTAATTTATTTTTAGTAACAAGCTAACTATTGACCTAACTATAGACACAATAAAATACTTTACTAAAATTAAGTATTATC is part of the Acetivibrio cellulolyticus CD2 genome and encodes:
- a CDS encoding WD40 repeat domain-containing protein: MEYEKEVIDFIIDYPKPVHLLKMSGDGRFIATIHEGDNWINIWDVQERILFSQFKNETFAFEDIYYREWENIYDDSMIFSRDSKYLIIGIDIGLVKVYNIEQKVQQYSYDFFKLEGKNINRCFDWGVYDAPHTYLEISEDGNYLAISCSCAIDPQSGDGDIGTWDIYPEPIRTVFVIDLRTGDIRFKHTFPEGRIASIAFSSDEQYFAAAISSGELILWDLYNKKIIYRDEKFSWCNFTDTIIRKRIAFDTSGRKMFYSAFKSIKVLDILTLESSEFGLKEDPLPDALLSVNTDFGYVLGVSQFYKNLFIWDISSEEMVCVGPHLQYEPRKIQISEEIVVVIYASSIEIYDSSSLELVSIIEGKKTENYFGYSPKDISRDCSVLAVLSKDDRENTESVIKISIHKIKQI
- a CDS encoding vitamin B12-dependent ribonucleotide reductase, whose product is MNLTENAVKVLEKRYLSKDENGCLLEDPKGMFMRVAKAVALADKDFVSAKELKAIEQEFYDMMLNLEFLPNSPTLMNAGRPLGQLSACFVLPIEDTMEGIFETIKNAALIHKSGGGTGFSFSRLRQKGASVNSTGGVASGPVSFMKVFNAATEAVKQGGTRRGANMGILRVDHPDILEFISCKKDNSDITNFNISVGITEKFMSAVEAAGDYDLIDPHSGKTVGKLNARYVFDIIIDMAWNNGEPGIIFLDRLNKDNVTPELGNIESTNPCGEQPLLPYEACNLGSINLSLMIKNTDGVPEVDYDKLGNTARKAVHFLDNVIDVNKYPLPEIDEMTRGTRKIGLGVMGWADMLCKLNIAYNSQKAIALAEKIMHFIQEESRKASIELAEKKGVFPHYDKSIYKDLGIKIRNATTTTIAPTGTLSIIAGVSSGIEPLFAISYIRNVMDNDELIEVNPLFKQIAVIDGFYSDELMRRIANKGTIHGFPEIPKSVQSVFATSHDISPEWHVKMQAAFQRYTDNAVSKTVNLRNEATKEDVSEVFWHAYKTYCKGVTIYRDGSRDLQVLNIGKVKGKEQEATVEESVEIPTKCIIPRQRPDIATGFTEKVKIGCGNLYVTVNYDENGICEVFTNTGRAGGCPSQSEATARLVSIALRSGVDHKYIVEQLKGIRCPSTIRQKGLKVMSCPDAIGRLIEKVAKMQKGSDGLAAELSISDDQKFHGPTAKMYYEEECSACEGSVICEEEEVVNLESKATCPECGKAVEHEGGCVVCRNCGYSKCG
- a CDS encoding putative glycoside hydrolase gives rise to the protein MLKNWATNVICMRNKMVLLLLVGAMVFSMTSCTNKKTKTENSPIPTVTSGNKTPNSTGNTGNGEATSMPNASASPAVGSQSNADGINSPKKDIKVKALYLTGWTVGNPAKVQHYIDLANNTEINSYVVDIKDDDGYVGYESNVPAVKEAGAWKPKYKVDEVLKAFHDKDVHVIGRLVCFKDPVYSAKNPDLAIKKTDGTIWKEKLGNGKTVSWLNPYNKESWEYLVSIAKEAVEKGFDEIQFDYVRFPNGIKKVTDFSSYNKQKYEAIDEFLAYAKKELPGVVVSADVFAIICESPADTEGIGQYLEMVGKDVDYLSPMAYPSHYAPGQQVNGVTFAKPDLDPYGVVYNTLAKAKNRISKVQGYNASIRAYLQDFTASWLKKGNYKQYGPDEVKQQIKAVYDAGYEEWILWDPANSYDESAFLKEDAKAQ